In the Podospora bellae-mahoneyi strain CBS 112042 chromosome 4, whole genome shotgun sequence genome, one interval contains:
- a CDS encoding hypothetical protein (COG:Q; EggNog:ENOG503NU8F), which yields MPATNLLLNRTAIITGGTTGIGRAITLAFLAQGCNVAVNHLNLPSDTDHLTSLLSEASSLPGKIAHLPGDVRDPTTGPALVQFALETFHTSRLDICVSNAGVCTFTPFLDITRDLFDKTVRTNLDGAFYLVQAAARQMATQEPKGGSIIGISSISALVGGAEQAHYTPTKAGVLSLMQSAACALGKYNIRANAILPGTVRTQLNEEDLRAGGDKLRYMEGRIPLGRVGEPGDVAGPAVFLACEELSGYVTGAQVLVDGGLFVNLQ from the coding sequence ATGcccgccaccaacctcctcctcaacagaacagccatcatcaccggcggCACCACAGGCATAGGCCGCgccatcaccctcgccttcctcgcccaaGGCTGCAACGTCGCCGTgaaccacctcaacctcccctccgacaccgaccacctcacctccctcctctccgaagcctcttccctccccgGGAAAATAGCCCACCTCCCCGGCGACGTCCGCGACCCAACCACCGGCCCCGCCCTCGTCCAGTTCGCCCTCGAAACCTTCCACACCTCCCGCCTCGACATCTGCGTCTCCAACGCAGGCGTCTGCACattcacccccttcctcgacatAACCCGAGACCTCTTTGACAAGACCGTCCGGACCAACCTCGACGGAGCGTTCTATCTTGTccaggcggcggcgagaCAAATGGCGACTCAGGAGCCAAAGGGAGGGTCGATCATCGGGATATCGAGCATCTCTGCCTTGGTCGGGGGGGCAGAGCAAGCGCATTACACACCCACCAAGGCGGGGGTGTTGTCTCTGATGCAGAGTGCGGCGTGTGCGCTGGGGAAGTATAACATCAGGGCTAATGCCATATTGCCGGGGACGGTGAGGACGCAGTTGAAtgaggaggatttgagggcggggggagaCAAGCTGAGGTATATGGAGGGGAGGATCCcgctggggagggttggagaGCCGGGAGACGTGGCGGGGCCGGCAGTTTTTTTGGCGTGTGAGGAGTTGAGTGGGTATGTGACTGGGGCGCAAGtgctggtggatggggggttgtttgtgaATTTGCAGTGA